A genomic segment from Fundulus heteroclitus isolate FHET01 chromosome 6, MU-UCD_Fhet_4.1, whole genome shotgun sequence encodes:
- the LOC105934558 gene encoding endophilin-A2 isoform X3 yields the protein MSVAGFKKQFFKASQLMSEKVGGAEGTKLDEDFKELERKADVTSKAVVDVISKTTEYLQPNPASRTKLNMLNTVSKIRGQVNSPGYPQSEGLLGESMNKYGRDIGEDNNFGGALLDVGEAMKRLAEVKDSLDIDVKQNFIDPLQAVADRDIKDIQHHLKKMEGRRLDYDYKKKRQGKIPDEEIRQALDKFHESKEMAESSMHNLLETDVEQVSQLSAFVESLLQYHRQATEVLEEVTEKLRERVNESQSRPRPKREPKPRQSFDYGDTDPSNDGYSSAAVSPPSYASGEPCCKALYDFVAENDGELGFCEGEIITLVSQIDENWFEGRLRGQSGLFPTNYVEVVVPLSR from the exons ATGTCGGTCGCAGGATTCAAGAAGCAATTTTTCAAAGCCAGTCAG TTGATGAGTGAGAAGGTGGGAGGGGCAGAAGGAACCAAGCTGGATGAAGACTTTAAAGAACTTGAACGA AAAGCAGATGTTACCAGCAAAGCAGTGGTGGATGTCATCAGTAAAACGACAGAGTACCTGCAGCCCAATCCTGCGTCCAGGACTAAGCTCAACATGCTCAACACAGTGTCCAAAATCCGTGGGCAGGTGAATAGCCCTGGCTATCCCCAGTCTGAGGGGCTACTGGGAGAGTCTATGAATAAATATGGACGGGACATAGGCGAGGACAATAACTTTG GTGGAGCTCTGCTGGACGTTGGAGAGGCAATGAAGAGGTTGGCGGAGGTCAAGGACTCCTTGGATATTGATGTGAAGCAGAATTTTATCGACCCACTGCAGGCAGTCGCTGACAGGGACATCAAAGATATTCAG CACCACTTAAAAAAGATGGAAGGCCGCCGTTTGGACTATGATTATAAAAAGAAACGTCAAGGTAAAATCCCAGATGAGGAGATCAGGCAGGCCCTGGACAAGTTTCACGAGTCCAAAGAGATGGCCGAGAGCTCCATGCATAATCTGTTGGAAACTGAC GTGGAGCAGGTGAGTCAGCTGTCTGCCTTTGTGGAGTCCCTGTTGCAGTACCACAGGCAGGCCACAGAGGTCCTGGAGGAGGTGACAGAGAAACTGAGAGAAAG GGTAAACGAATCTCAGTCCCGTCCCCGTCCAAAGCGCGAACCTAAACCCAGACAATCCTTTGACTATGGAGACACGGACCCCTCCAACGACGGATATTCATCTGCCGCCGTGAGCCCTCCGTCATACGCTTCTG GGGAGCCGTGCTGTAAAGCCCTGTACGACTTTGTGGCTGAGAACGACGGAGAGCTGGGCTTCTGCGAGGGGGAAATCATCACGCTGGTCAGTCAAATCGACGAGAACTGGTTTGAAGGAAGACTCCGCGGACAGTCTGGATTATTTCCCACCAACTACGTGGAAGTAGTTGTGCCTCTGTCACGCTAA
- the stap2a gene encoding signal-transducing adaptor protein 2a — MHDPPPSPETAARSSQLLGLDPHRYLTGEGVSVPELLRAPLSSVGAQPATLMAAAPVRQRCGSGSARSQLPPCYFEGYLEKRGPKEKGSRRLWTCLCGNSLYFFNNAKDAHYVEKLDLSGFVSLKDDSSRDRNLEAARLILRMKDGETKFTAPNLEARELWKGFLYSVVDLNVPSSLTLLPGQIQMLKEVVEKERTRRRTRNPGRAPPSPLSVPLVGEIPACFRPVSRTEAEVLLERHPDCGNMLLRPGRDGCSLAVTTRQDLNGSVFRHYRVTQRDQGGYVIDVENPIPCATLHDVIDALVEKTAGTLQPFLLEEPYEENITYVSANDENGEKILHTAPSSPLPRVPALPPKQDRWSTSPLSRSPATDRRVLTSPVPASPTNPMRRLILSPSPLTQTLNEELKMTLEKRRTSQD; from the exons ATGCAcgacccccctccctccccggAGACAGCAGCCCGCAGCAGCCAGCTGTTGGGGTTGGATCCGCACCGCTATCTCACTGGCGAAGGCGTGTCAGTCCCCGAATTACTCAGAGCCCCTTTGTCCTCAGTCGGTGCCCAGCCTGCGACACTCATGGCGGCTGCACCCGTCAGGCAGCGCTGCGGCTCGGGGAGCGCCCGCTCGCAGCTCCCGCCCTGCTACTTCGAGGGCTACCTGGAGAAGCGAGGACCGAAGGAAAAG GGTTCCAGAAGGCTTTGGACCTGCCTTTGTGGGAATTCTTTGTATTTCTTCAATAATGCTAAGGACGCTCAT TATGTGGAGAAGCTGGACCTCAGCGGGTTTGTGTCCCTCAAAGATGACAGCAGCCGTGACAGGAACCTGGAGGCAGCGAGACTCATCCTCCGCATGAAGGATGGGGAGACAAAATTTACA GCGCCAAACTTAGAGGCCCGGGAGCTGTGGAAAGGCTTCCTCTACTCCGTCGTAGAT CTGAACGTGCCGTCCAGCCTCACGTTGCTGCCCGGGCAGATCCAAATGCTAAAGGAGGTGGTGGAAAAAGAACGGACCAGACGGAGGACTCGCAATCCTGGACGAGCTCCTCCTTCGCCCCTCTCTGTCCCTTTAGTGGGCGAGATCCCCGC GTGCTTTCGTCCAGTGTCGCGCACAGAAGCTGAAGTCCTTTTGGAGAGACACCCGGACTGTGGCAACATGCTCCTCCGTCCAGGCCGGGATGGATGCTCGCTGGCTGTCACCACCCGACAGGACCTCAATGG GTCAGTGTTCAGACATTACAGAGTCACCCAGAGAGACCAAGGTGGCTATGTTATTGATGTGGAAAATCCA ATTCCCTGTGCAACACTGCATGATGTCATTGACGCCTTGGTAGAGAAAACAGCAGGCACTCTGCAACCATTCCTCCTGGAGGAGCCGTACGAAGAGAATATCA CATATGTTTCTGCAAATGacgaaaatggagaaaaaatctTGCATACCGCCCCCTCGAGCCCCCTGCCCAGGGTCCCCGCTCTGCCTCCAAAACAAG ATCGTTGGAGCACTAGCCCTCTGTCCCGGTCCCCGGCCACAGACCGCCGTGTCCTGACCTCTCCGGTGCCGGCCTCGCCCACCAACCCAATGAGGCGACTCATCCTGTCCCCTTCGCCTCTCACGCAGA CACTGAACGAGGAGCTCAAAATGACACTGGAGAAGAGGAGAACCAGTCAGGACTGA
- the LOC105934558 gene encoding endophilin-A2 isoform X1, whose amino-acid sequence MSVAGFKKQFFKASQLMSEKVGGAEGTKLDEDFKELERKADVTSKAVVDVISKTTEYLQPNPASRTKLNMLNTVSKIRGQVNSPGYPQSEGLLGESMNKYGRDIGEDNNFGGALLDVGEAMKRLAEVKDSLDIDVKQNFIDPLQAVADRDIKDIQHHLKKMEGRRLDYDYKKKRQGKIPDEEIRQALDKFHESKEMAESSMHNLLETDVEQVSQLSAFVESLLQYHRQATEVLEEVTEKLRERVNESQSRPRPKREPKPRQSFDYGDTDPSNDGYSSAAVSPPSYASAAQAYHPPPSMKKPSIRSKPREPCCKALYDFVAENDGELGFCEGEIITLVSQIDENWFEGRLRGQSGLFPTNYVEVVVPLSR is encoded by the exons ATGTCGGTCGCAGGATTCAAGAAGCAATTTTTCAAAGCCAGTCAG TTGATGAGTGAGAAGGTGGGAGGGGCAGAAGGAACCAAGCTGGATGAAGACTTTAAAGAACTTGAACGA AAAGCAGATGTTACCAGCAAAGCAGTGGTGGATGTCATCAGTAAAACGACAGAGTACCTGCAGCCCAATCCTGCGTCCAGGACTAAGCTCAACATGCTCAACACAGTGTCCAAAATCCGTGGGCAGGTGAATAGCCCTGGCTATCCCCAGTCTGAGGGGCTACTGGGAGAGTCTATGAATAAATATGGACGGGACATAGGCGAGGACAATAACTTTG GTGGAGCTCTGCTGGACGTTGGAGAGGCAATGAAGAGGTTGGCGGAGGTCAAGGACTCCTTGGATATTGATGTGAAGCAGAATTTTATCGACCCACTGCAGGCAGTCGCTGACAGGGACATCAAAGATATTCAG CACCACTTAAAAAAGATGGAAGGCCGCCGTTTGGACTATGATTATAAAAAGAAACGTCAAGGTAAAATCCCAGATGAGGAGATCAGGCAGGCCCTGGACAAGTTTCACGAGTCCAAAGAGATGGCCGAGAGCTCCATGCATAATCTGTTGGAAACTGAC GTGGAGCAGGTGAGTCAGCTGTCTGCCTTTGTGGAGTCCCTGTTGCAGTACCACAGGCAGGCCACAGAGGTCCTGGAGGAGGTGACAGAGAAACTGAGAGAAAG GGTAAACGAATCTCAGTCCCGTCCCCGTCCAAAGCGCGAACCTAAACCCAGACAATCCTTTGACTATGGAGACACGGACCCCTCCAACGACGGATATTCATCTGCCGCCGTGAGCCCTCCGTCATACGCTTCTG CAGCCCAAGCATACCATCCACCTCCGTCCATGAAAAAGCCCTCCATCAGGAGCAAACCGC GGGAGCCGTGCTGTAAAGCCCTGTACGACTTTGTGGCTGAGAACGACGGAGAGCTGGGCTTCTGCGAGGGGGAAATCATCACGCTGGTCAGTCAAATCGACGAGAACTGGTTTGAAGGAAGACTCCGCGGACAGTCTGGATTATTTCCCACCAACTACGTGGAAGTAGTTGTGCCTCTGTCACGCTAA
- the LOC105934558 gene encoding endophilin-A2 isoform X2, which yields MSVAGFKKQFFKASQLMSEKVGGAEGTKLDEDFKELERKADVTSKAVVDVISKTTEYLQPNPASRTKLNMLNTVSKIRGQVNSPGYPQSEGLLGESMNKYGRDIGEDNNFGGALLDVGEAMKRLAEVKDSLDIDVKQNFIDPLQAVADRDIKDIQHHLKKMEGRRLDYDYKKKRQGKIPDEEIRQALDKFHESKEMAESSMHNLLETDVEQVSQLSAFVESLLQYHRQATEVLEEVTEKLRERVNESQSRPRPKREPKPRQSFDYGDTDPSNDGYSSAAVSPPSYASAQAYHPPPSMKKPSIRSKPREPCCKALYDFVAENDGELGFCEGEIITLVSQIDENWFEGRLRGQSGLFPTNYVEVVVPLSR from the exons ATGTCGGTCGCAGGATTCAAGAAGCAATTTTTCAAAGCCAGTCAG TTGATGAGTGAGAAGGTGGGAGGGGCAGAAGGAACCAAGCTGGATGAAGACTTTAAAGAACTTGAACGA AAAGCAGATGTTACCAGCAAAGCAGTGGTGGATGTCATCAGTAAAACGACAGAGTACCTGCAGCCCAATCCTGCGTCCAGGACTAAGCTCAACATGCTCAACACAGTGTCCAAAATCCGTGGGCAGGTGAATAGCCCTGGCTATCCCCAGTCTGAGGGGCTACTGGGAGAGTCTATGAATAAATATGGACGGGACATAGGCGAGGACAATAACTTTG GTGGAGCTCTGCTGGACGTTGGAGAGGCAATGAAGAGGTTGGCGGAGGTCAAGGACTCCTTGGATATTGATGTGAAGCAGAATTTTATCGACCCACTGCAGGCAGTCGCTGACAGGGACATCAAAGATATTCAG CACCACTTAAAAAAGATGGAAGGCCGCCGTTTGGACTATGATTATAAAAAGAAACGTCAAGGTAAAATCCCAGATGAGGAGATCAGGCAGGCCCTGGACAAGTTTCACGAGTCCAAAGAGATGGCCGAGAGCTCCATGCATAATCTGTTGGAAACTGAC GTGGAGCAGGTGAGTCAGCTGTCTGCCTTTGTGGAGTCCCTGTTGCAGTACCACAGGCAGGCCACAGAGGTCCTGGAGGAGGTGACAGAGAAACTGAGAGAAAG GGTAAACGAATCTCAGTCCCGTCCCCGTCCAAAGCGCGAACCTAAACCCAGACAATCCTTTGACTATGGAGACACGGACCCCTCCAACGACGGATATTCATCTGCCGCCGTGAGCCCTCCGTCATACGCTTCTG CCCAAGCATACCATCCACCTCCGTCCATGAAAAAGCCCTCCATCAGGAGCAAACCGC GGGAGCCGTGCTGTAAAGCCCTGTACGACTTTGTGGCTGAGAACGACGGAGAGCTGGGCTTCTGCGAGGGGGAAATCATCACGCTGGTCAGTCAAATCGACGAGAACTGGTTTGAAGGAAGACTCCGCGGACAGTCTGGATTATTTCCCACCAACTACGTGGAAGTAGTTGTGCCTCTGTCACGCTAA